The Sphaerodactylus townsendi isolate TG3544 linkage group LG02, MPM_Stown_v2.3, whole genome shotgun sequence DNA segment CCTGAAATTTGGCTTTGCAAGCTGTTTGAAGGCTCTGTTATCCAGCTGAGCTGactagcagccccatccaaagggagggaaggctGAAAGGGCCATACGGAGTGGTGCAGCCTTCCCTGGAACACTCACTcctgtggagggggggcagacATACTGGCGGTCACATGTCCTGCAGCCCTGCCACCACAAAGCCCAGACATTCCGGCCGTGACAGAGCATCCTTCATCTGCCTCCATTTCCAGCTCAGCAGCCTCAAGGTGTTTCACAACTTCTGCAATCCTGGAAACAATTTGGTCATCCAGCCCCCCTGCAGAGCTACCCATAAAAGCTGCAAAAGAGCCCAGGGCATAGCCCACAGGGGCTGCATCCAGTCATTCAGTAAAATTTCGAGGGTAAAATGATGGCATCATTTTGTAAAGCTCTGTAATTGTTGCTGGATCCATGAAGGAAGAGTTACCTGACCAAAACTCAGAGGCGTATCGagataaaatggtgcctggggacatctccttctcccccccccccttgccagttTTGTGTCCAACTTACCTTCTCTGAGGCGGCAGCCAGGCAGGGAGGCTCCTCGAGTCCACatctgggctgggagcctgctgagTGGCGCGGCAGGCTCATGGCCCAGCTGCTTCTTCAGGTcaggattttgcacccccccacacacacgtgaCCTAATGGGTGGCGCCTGGGGTTAATTGACCCCTCATGTCCATCTGGCAGATACAATCTGGCCAAACTGAGGCCACTAAGAGAGGACTCCAAAGTGGCCCAATCTGGTTCTCCCCGCTCCCTTCAGGGTAGAAAACGATCCTGGGGCAAAATTCACAGTCTCACTTGACTTTTTCTTCATAGTACAACCATGCCTGAGGAGTTCTCAGATGAGAGGACAGCAGAAGCTGGCTCGGGAGGTTGTAGGAAGCACCCAGAGATCGAGATTGCATAACAGCAGGACTTAAAGACTGTCCTCAAGGTCTGGATTGTCCAGCCTGCAAAGCCTCTGTGAGTTACTGAGGAAAAAAATCCCCTCGCTTCAGGATGAGTCCCCCCACTATaggcttcttttcctttttagtcTCCACAGAAGAAGACACAGCAGAAGAACTTTGGAACTCTTGTCCTCAAACATCTTGGCACAGATAAGtgcttaaaataatttaataattagcTACTGTCAACAACTAAAGAATTACCAACTAATAAATGAGTGTAGTTAAGACAACAGTTATCTGTCTAAATGCAAGGCTGTCAAAACTGGATGGGGAAGCCCTCTACAGTCCAGAAGAGCTGAAAAAGATTTGCATAGTCCTGCCTGAACAGTTGGAGGCATGGATGACCAGCTTGGATGACAAAACCCCACAGAAGAAGAAACCTATAGATTCTGTTCTCAGTATGTATCATGTCATTAGCATACATCTATTTTCCGGATGTCAAATTATACCAGCATGTCAAATGAGGTTAGACTTCAAACAAAAGCACCATATTGTAACATACTGTGCCCAAATCTCCTTGTGTGAGTTTTCACATCAAGCAAGCCCTGCTGGACTTTTGGAAGTGGAAAGGAAACCTATTTGGAGAAAATGCTAGTCAAAAGCTGAGCTTCATTGCCTTGTCATTTCAGCAAGGGACACAGATGGCCAATCACCTTGTGCTGAGACAGCTCAGAAAATGCTTTTTCAACTATTATACATATAGATGGATCATGTCACTTTTCTTTAACGCCTGCAAAATTCCATTGCCACCAATTCAGCTGTTTTTCACTCAGAGGAAAGCAAgaataaataaatctgcagaCGTGTTACAATCTTCCCCTACCCAACTGTATTCTTTTCCGCTAGCAATGTAAGAGGTTCAAGAAAAAGCCTAAGCTATAAATCAGACTTTAGCTCTGCCAGTACAACTACCTACTTACCAGTAGTGCAACAGCAGAGTTCATGGGCATACCAATAGAGCACTTGAGAGTATGATTAATCTAGTATACCAAAGTGTATTCTAATAAAATAGGCAATATTAGGCTTATAACCAGAACCTGATCCACCAAGGTTTTCTTGCCAGTACAAACAACTACTGTACACTGAATCATTCATGATATGCTCATACTTTGGGAAACTACAGCTTTTCAAGACAAAAATCATAAGGGGCTAGATATATTTCAAGGACTTTATTTTGCTTGCCACTTAAATCGTAGAAAAATAGATGGATGCAATTCACAGGTGATTTACAGTTTCTACAGTTTTAACAGTTACTATGATAAGTTAATCTGTTAAAACAGTAGGTGATATATAGTAATTTCCATGAATTCTTAGCCAATAGGTTATACTGGTCACAGAGGATGCCCACTCTGGTGCATACTTCCCAATGAATGACTTCTTGCATggttcatttatatatataaaaagctaacagtgactttgttagtcactccctaatgccaaaacagctggacggatcgcccccaaattttcacatgacgttcctccctgttgcgggcaggtaatcggaccttcaaatcaccgaaagtccatacctgagccaggtaaaacgtctttttcctggcgcaccaggccatgaagctgtttgtgtttaactgtcacccttagaatgtccgtgcagcatgtctgtggcctgagggcttggtatgagggcttagaatgttcgtgcagatgggcagagatgaacattgaaaacagtaaataggtaacactgttaggtaatacgattggaagtgaaacacatacacactttgccgtggggtttccccccctcacatgaaggtaactttcactctctgtgcctcacccactgctaccacataacacacatactttcatacacatccagctggAGTGAGCTggagtgagctggagtttgcctttttcttccaagaaaatccgcggggtgggggcaaaccaacactactggctctgcttcttttgcacgtggccctttaagaacccagggagctggcctcgatctgagcgcctcaccactctgcctctgctgcctgactgggatagcctgcttgccccagttctgccttacctaagtcaggactgtgcatgtcaaccagcctcatggacagtgggattcgcactctggacagttccgttgtggaatggaaagggttaccttatactaaaaaaacaagacaccaccatataacaatgtgaattgaaaagggaaagagggattccatgtgaccaccccaaaaggctatgctgcggatcattggacctgcatggacatctgtgtgggttgcagactgtgatgagaaggacaattgccacagcaacgtgtggctgggccccgctagtaaaatATAAATTTATCCAAATTAGTTGCAGGAAAACAGTTGTTTAATGTTGCATTCTGCTCTACTTTATCTATTACTAGTGCAGTTTCAAGTTTCCTGCAACATTAACTGTGCAATCTAAAGGGAGGGGTTGGAAGTAGCAGAAGGGTTGTCCACATGGACATATATACTGATGGAGAGGAGCCTATCTGGCCCTGTGGCAGCAGTACTCCACCACAATAGCTTCTGCTTGTATGAAGGGGGGGATTCTGGGAGCATTTTTGTGGGTAGAGCTGACTTCAGTTGTTTCCCAAAGGACTTTTGACCTGGGAATTCTCTTCAGTGGTGCAGACTTATATCACTACAAAAGGTCTTTCCTTGTGGAGAAAGGACTTTCCTTGTGAAGAAAGAagtttccccttcttcctctttggaggcagtgcggcGGCAGCATCCCTGACTACTCCTTTACTCCCtccctttggactgggctgtaagaCTGATACTTTTAGAGCCAACAATTCATATAATTGAATGCAAGGGTAACAGCAAGTAAAACAGGAAACATGAGATTGATACAGCTGTTCCTCAAAAGCAatttacaaaaagaagaagatacATCTTGAGCTGTTTCAAAATAATCCTATGCAGTGGTGTAGGGGGGGAAAtgacacccagggcaaaatgtcaaagacagctggctgaaaaagcagcctggctgtgcTGCTGactaaactaaggtaaggggggggggctctccatGGGGCCTCACTACCCAATTCTGCCCCCCATACTTACCATAgctcagccagctgaaaaagcagcctggctgggccactgcccagcccagcccagccctgctgcccagccctgccaggctgctttgAGCcgcggggcctggctggtggggcagggccaggcagagGCGCCCAGCAGAGGTGCCAGACCTGCTGAGGTGGGgtgatggggaagggggaggggtgtgggggtgattttctaccccatgtgacTCCAACAGCGCGCACCCAGGGTGCGGTTCCCCCcttgccctgtggtagctacgtgACTGATCCTAGGTATACTTCAGTAAGAGGAAACTATGAAGAAATTAGTAATAATCAGGCTATAGAAGACAGTGTGGATTTAAATCACTAATctgtaagacttgatttaaataataattttcagCCTAAAGATTCATTCTTGCTGGCATacgaaggtttcatttttagagtaATAAGTTTTTGGATTAGTTTTTTGTTATATCAAAATCACTCATTtagttatactattagaaatacatagataaataatTATGAACTTATTGCAAAGTGAACTATTTTCAGTTTCATTCAAGCCACCCCCCTCACatttttgttgcagtgtttgcattttgcatgcatgcctACCCCTACATAGAAGAACTTAATTAACATATTCCTTTTATGACCTTCTGCCTTTATAAATTTTACCACCAGGGAGAAAATAAACCTaaggctatacacacaaagatctcAAGACTTGTGGAGGTTtcgcttttatttttctgtttgtcCTCTCTCCTCAAACTTatctccttgtgcagatctgttcCACAGCAAACAaccttctattcattgaacttcttgaaacttagaaCTTACGAGATAAGGGGATGCTTTTGTGTAGATTTACAAAGGAGCAATGGGGTTAAAGTCAAGAATCTAGAAGACCAATGCATGGATTGTAATACATATTCATTTCTAAATGTCACACACAAGGGTCAATAATTTGTGAAATGCGGGAGGTTGGTTAACTGTTTGGACTGAGGCATGTACAATACTTCCTACTTGtagttttccccctctttccaGAGATAGTATGCAGAATGATAGTATGTTTCCCAGTGGAACAAATGGGAGCTGGGACTTGGAGATCTGAGATCTAGAAAATGTcacaagccccttccgcacatgcagaataatgcactttcaatccactttaacaactgtttgaaagtgaattttactattccacacagtaaaatcctgctgcaaagtgcattgaaagtggattgaaagtgcattattctgcatgtgtggaagggaccacccctgccccccaaaaaccCACACACTCTGGCACTATGGTCTCAGtttgcattccccctcccccacaactgaTATTTAGATTCTTGCCAGCAAGTTGTAGTGATTAGGTGAAGGTGTTTGTCTAGGACCTAAGAAACTTGCAATGTGGAATctttctggatgaccttgtgccagtcacacactctcagtcctgattctagctagtatttggatggaagatttcCAAGGAACActagggttgtgacatggaggaaggcaatggcaagcgaCCTCCacatgtctcttaccttgaaagtcttatgaggttgccataaatcagttgagaCTTGATGGGAAAAAAGATCCTCTAGCAAGCATTCCAACTGTTTTGACCCTAGGTTCCAAGAACCTGGCATAACAGTATATGAAGTCTATAAACCCCGAGAAAACACCAGTCCAGACTTTCTAATTAAACAAGAATTTCAGGTtaaaataaagggttttttttaaagcaaacaaacCAAGGGATGTGACCTATTTACTCCACCGTATTCTCAAGTTAAATCATTGTCTTTCATAAAAAGACACTGCTTCATATTTCCATGGAGAACTTGAAGGACAAAAGAGCCCTGCTAAGAAAACGTATTGTAAATGTGACACAGAACAGCAGCTTGGAATCTAAAGTGGCAAAAACACAGTGTCAGAATTAGTAAACAGCATCAAAAAGCTCTTGATGGCCTACCAACTGCTTGTTAGCATTCACCATGGTACAGCTGCTGTCTTCTCTTTCAGGCACTTTGTGAGTAAAAAGAATGAGCCATTTGTTTTCTCCCTCTGCCACCACTAGGGACAACAGAGCTCCTTTCAACTTTCCTTCAGCATCTTGACACTTGACAGGCTCAGAGAAAAACAGATCCCCTTAAAGAGGtttgccacaacagagaaagttGAACAAACAGCCACAACAGGGttgaccagcaggcctgcatgggCTGAGTTGGGCAGGGTACCTGAAAAGTGAATGTTTGTTTACCTCAATATCAGAAATATTGCTGGAAAGAGAAGAATGCCAAGTGAGAAGATTGTGATGAAGTATCAGGGGGAAAAGCACTGAGAGGATTCTTTACACTTCCACAAATTCTCTATTTGCTTAATTTGATTATAACCACTTGATCTTATTGGATCATCTCTGGGTAACAGCCTTAGAAATATTTCATAAAAAGTAcatacagagaaagaaagaaagaaagaaagaaagaaagaaagaaagaaagaaagaaagaaagaaagaaagaaagaaagaaagaaagaaagaaagaaagaaagaaagaaagaaagaaagaaagaaagaaagaaagaacgaaccaCAATATTAATTCACGAAGTATTTTTAcatacattaaaatcaatatGTTTTATTATGTATCATGAAGACTAAATAAACTGCAAGGGAATTTTCATCAAAAAGGGATGTTTTTGAGAAATTGAGTAGGAGAAATTAGCAGGAACTCTGTCACAGCCATGCCTTATTTACTATTCCATTCTATCCTGTACACAGTAACTTTGAAGTTATTTCCACTGATTTCAGAAGTATCTGCTGCCAAATAAATTGTTTGGGAGAGCTGTCTCAGGCTGTAGTCCTGCATATAAACTGCTTgaatcccactgacttcaataggaTTTAAACAACCTAGCTGCACACATGACTGCCACATTTAGAAACAAGTTCTAGAGTGCTTTGTAAGTCAGTATGACCAGCTGACCTGCTACCAAAGCAAAATTAAGCAATCTTACTAAATATTCTGTGTAGCAAGGAGCAGTGATAAGATAACGTTCCAAATTGTGGGtcagctttttctctctcttgcccAGCAATGAAAAATGTAATGACAGTGTTTCCCACAGAAATGAACGTGCTCAGCTGTAATGGTCAGCCCTTCACCAAGTTGGAAGAAGGTGTAGGAAAAAAAGTCGACTTGACTAGAGTTTATCAGCTGTCATAGTTTATTTGCAAGCTGCACATTATGTAGTTCAGAATGGAATTCTGGTATCTTTTATTCCATCATTGCAGCAAATTAACTCCTCAGATGTGAAGTCTTTACAGGCCATAGAAATAATCAAGCGATATTAAAATGGCACAATATAAAGAGCAACCATTGTAAAGTACAGTCCTTTCACTGACATAAACCTACCATAATTTAAAGTCTCTAACACATTATTGTGAAGTTCCCTGACTACGTTGCTTTGCTTAATACAAACTGCCAACTCACCCTCATTGACCTAAAAATCTTTACAGAAATCCCAAAATCGACTATAATAGAGTTTTGTCTTTTATAGATATAGTAATTGTCTATTATTAATTTCTTTCTACCATTATTAATGTTTCTTATGTCTCCATCAGTTCTTGGATTCCAATATCTGTATATTTGAAAAGAAATCATCCAAGGGGCCTTGCACAGTAACACATCAGTACGTTGACTACATACATGCCTGTAACCAGAAAAAATTTATCAAGGGGGGAGAATGAATATATGGGGAGCATCCATCACAGTTTGCTATATTTATAGACccattttctacttgagactcaagTGGGACTACATGATAAAAAAGGAATATAATCAAACAGCATGAGAGATCTCTAATGCAATGTAACAAAACTAGGGttataaaaattcaaaaagtgcaaaaaagtatcAGGCATGCTGTGTCAAGTACTGCAAAAAGTTGaatcacaaaaaaatgaaaacaatgctgtaagatcatGTTGGAATAGCATACCATACACTGTGGCATAGACTGAAGTCCTGTTTTCTATTAGCATTATAAAAATGCTCTCTCAAAGaactattttacatagtttgcagaattaaagaaaTGTGGGAGCCTTTCTTCCAGTTATTAACACCTGAAGCGGCAAACACAACCTTATTTGCCccataaattttctgcaaaggaaaaaagaaaggtctGTCACTCAGaacagagttttcaaaccaagaatgTCTATCACAACACTTGTGGCTAACTGGTCACAGTTCTTACTTTGTTTTGGGGTAAACAAGCTGAGGTTGTGATTTTTTGTACCCGTCAGGAGAAAAAATTAATTTAGTTCTCCAAAAACTCTTGCTCTCTGCTGCAGTTCTATGCTTGAAACTCAGCTATTGTTGGATTATTCATCTCCCTGCCCATTTTGTTATAGGATCAAGTGATTAAACTGATGCCAAATCAGACTCCAAAAATCTGCAACCCTCCCCTGTGAATAAGATTCCTGTAAGGTCACATTAATTAGCAAAGATTTGTGCTCACATACCTCTATGTCTAAGTGccttattatttgtctcctgtcCAGTCAAAAATAGTTGTCCGAGCAACAAAAGTTCTTCAGGACTATTGTGAAACACTGCCTGTCCTCTctatctttttctttgctttgttcacagtctggggctgattttgcatgctgaaattgcccctctgttggcactgggaatgccccaatgcaattgggagttttgtacagcccctggtgctgcagcgtggctgccatatTTCTGCCTCAGAGCTGTCCCCAGCAATgactttgctccatgaatttcctgaactgcaaaggttgaggtccttttgaaatgcccattTGTGGCTCCAGAGGCTTCCGCCaccgtgcaaaactcctctgttgCAGAAATGGGGtcagttttcccacctcactgctctggcctgccctaccaatggacaggtgctgagaagtggtgccctcccccccccccagcagtaaAAAGAAGTGGAGGAAGAACCTTGGCTTttagaaaagagggagaaatctTGGGCAGAAAAGCTGCGTGTGCAGGCGCTGCGAACCGGAGAGTGGTGATTCTCTCAGATACGGAagaattttagatttacattttagatggagggagTGGAGGACAGCAATCCAGTCACACATGCAAGGATGTTAGACGTGGGGGAGGGGTGATGGCGCCGATTCTCAGTGCATGTTTTGTGTTCACAGTCATGTAAGATCACGAATCACAGAAGAGCTCGTGGTGATTAAGCAGTTTTTATAGGAAAGCCCCAGgtttgtggggaaccattcggggcttcctgCACCGTCCTGACTTGAGAGAAGAAAAGAGCGGAGCAGCaatggggaactacaagcagggtcaGAAGCCCCACAGCAGACACACTAAACCATGGAGAGTTTAGAAAGTGTGAAATCAGCCTGgtacaacatgatttttaccccttcattacttaatatctccccctctctctttacTTGCAGTCTTTTAAAATCAGCACTCTTCAATTTTGCTTGCTATTCATTCTGTTTTAAGCAACtgcatagagaatttacacttggaaagatttatgacaggattcacacctttttgcTTCAACTCTTTCATTTTCTCatttacatagagaatttacacttgaaagacttgtaTCAGATTTCACACTAAACCCTAGGGCCATTTGGAAGGGCAtggcaaatgattgatggggcactGGTCCCTTTTGCCCCACAATGGCTACAGACCTGGCTACATATATTCATCTCCCAAATTATCTTTTCTAGTTGGAGTGTTGGGGAGAAAGTTTCAAGTCAACAAATGCCAGAGCCCTTGTGGctttcaaacaattatgaaacTGTTTCAACAAGAAAACATTTAAGATAATATTGTTTTGTGGATCATAACCCCAACAAATTTACAACCACAGGTAAAACTGGATCACAACTACTATGAACATAGCAGACAGGAACTTCAGTGCTCTTCAGAAAACCTGAACAAAATAGATGGAGTTACTATATGTCTCACACAATTTTACTGGTTCAGCCTACCAGATGGCCAGAGGGCAGGACTTACGCTCATTATGAATCTCTGAATGAATgcatggaaggagtttgtaaaatgTATGAAGAACACCTGAAGAGAATGAATCCCAACAGTCCCTCAATCACCTATGATATTAGCCAGTTATTTGATTTCATTGATGATTTGGCTGATCTCAGCTGCCTTTTTTATTGTGCTGATACTCATACATACCA contains these protein-coding regions:
- the LOC125425881 gene encoding LOW QUALITY PROTEIN: enhancer of rudimentary homolog (The sequence of the model RefSeq protein was modified relative to this genomic sequence to represent the inferred CDS: inserted 1 base in 1 codon; substituted 1 base at 1 genomic stop codon), with product MSHTILLVQPTRWPEGRTYAHYESLNECMEGVCKMYEEHLKRMNPNSPSITYDISQLFDFIDDLADLSCLFYCADTHTYQPYNKDWIKEKIYXLLYRXAQQASK